One genomic region from Acidobacteriota bacterium encodes:
- a CDS encoding DNA polymerase III subunit alpha codes for MTRQGSFVHLHNHSPFSLLDGACRIDEMIEKAIGFNMGAVAITDHGNMFGVIKFYKKAMEKGIKPIIGCEAYIAPGSRFDKSPNQASLGKKPYFHLTILVENHAGYKNLIKLVSAGFLEGFYYRPRMDKELLAEHSEGLIAMSGCLAGEIPMLLASRQLEKACRVAGEYREIFGEPRFFLEIQDQSVPDQKIVNPLLLEVSKKTKIPLVATNDCHFLNADDYFAHDVLICIQTGTNIKSRDRLKYTEQHYFKSPDEMRMLFKWIPEAVENSLMIAEKCNLLMDQSGYHLPEFKIPEGYTVEQYFIEMVHRGFQERMNELQKKGAAAPLRFSRGEYKKRLDNEIQMILNMKFPGYFLIVWDFIKFARENKIPVGPGRGSAAGSLVAYCLRITDIDPLQYGLLFERFLNPERITLPDIDIDFCFKGRSKVIEYVMEKYGRENVAQIITFGTMAARGVIRDVGRGLDIPYADVDRIAKMIPPELDATIDSSLATVPQLKDVYKRDSVIRELIDVARKLEGLTRHASTHAAGVVIAPRSITEYTPLYKTTNEETTTQYAKDEIEEIGLLKMDFLGLKTLTLIDDVVRMVQEDLGERIIPEEFHLDDSTTYELFSRAQTSGVFQFESSGMQDILRKLKPSRFEDLIAMNALYRPGPIKSGMIDDFIRGRHGKRKFETENQQLKEILDETYGVIVYQEQVMKIASALGNFSMGEADILRRAMGKKKMSEMKAQRDRFVGGARKRRVSTDEAERIFDLMENFAGYGFNKSHSAAYALIAYRTAFLKAHYPVHFMAALLTSEKENTGKIAKYINECREMGIKILPPDINSSDLDFTVEGNSIRFGLAAIKNVGEGAITSILEARKRVSRFDSIFQFCSEVDLRLANKRVLESLIKSGSFDSLGVRRAQLFSVMDSAIECAQKTSAERESGQKSLFAAAGLGSVKWKQPLPEIEEWKDNVLLSYEKETLGFYITGHPLNDYLQELRDFCTHTTSSLMEVGNAQEVTLGGIVTALRRRKTKKGDMMAAFTLEDLQGFVEVVVLPEKYKRYQGILENDLPVFLRGTVEAEEEKIKILLEQIYPLSEVREKQAESVLIKVMTTGTDEEIVSKLNTIFELYRGNCSASFLLIYPQHYQIHLKASPNFLVSPSKDFISEVEELLGKGSVKIRIKGSSTNSRT; via the coding sequence ATGACGCGTCAAGGTAGTTTCGTTCATCTTCACAATCATAGCCCCTTCTCTCTTCTCGATGGCGCCTGTCGCATCGACGAGATGATTGAGAAGGCGATCGGGTTCAACATGGGTGCCGTGGCCATAACGGACCACGGCAATATGTTCGGCGTCATAAAGTTTTATAAGAAGGCGATGGAGAAAGGGATCAAGCCGATAATCGGTTGTGAGGCTTACATCGCTCCGGGAAGCCGATTCGACAAATCTCCTAACCAGGCTTCTCTCGGAAAGAAACCTTATTTCCATCTGACAATTCTTGTAGAGAACCATGCAGGGTACAAGAATCTCATCAAGCTCGTCTCGGCAGGATTCCTAGAGGGGTTTTACTATCGACCCAGGATGGATAAGGAACTGCTTGCAGAACATTCCGAAGGGTTGATCGCGATGAGCGGCTGCCTTGCCGGAGAGATCCCCATGCTTCTTGCCTCCCGGCAGCTCGAGAAGGCTTGCAGGGTTGCCGGGGAGTACAGGGAGATCTTTGGAGAGCCGAGGTTCTTCCTGGAGATCCAGGATCAATCCGTTCCGGACCAGAAGATCGTCAATCCTCTCCTGCTGGAGGTATCCAAGAAGACAAAAATCCCACTGGTGGCCACAAATGACTGTCATTTTCTCAACGCCGATGATTACTTTGCCCATGACGTTCTGATCTGCATCCAGACTGGAACGAACATCAAGAGCAGGGATAGGCTGAAGTATACGGAACAACACTATTTCAAATCGCCTGATGAGATGAGGATGCTCTTCAAATGGATCCCTGAAGCGGTTGAAAACTCGCTCATGATTGCCGAGAAGTGCAACCTGCTCATGGATCAATCCGGCTATCATCTGCCAGAATTTAAAATACCTGAAGGATATACGGTCGAGCAGTACTTCATCGAAATGGTCCACAGGGGCTTTCAGGAAAGAATGAATGAACTTCAGAAAAAGGGGGCAGCGGCTCCCTTGAGATTCAGCAGGGGGGAATACAAAAAGAGACTGGATAACGAGATCCAGATGATCTTGAACATGAAGTTTCCGGGATACTTCCTGATTGTCTGGGATTTCATAAAGTTCGCCCGAGAGAACAAAATACCCGTCGGTCCAGGGAGAGGTTCTGCAGCCGGTAGCCTCGTAGCCTACTGCCTCAGGATCACCGATATCGATCCCCTTCAGTATGGCCTCCTCTTCGAGAGATTTCTGAACCCCGAACGCATTACGCTTCCTGACATCGATATAGATTTCTGCTTTAAGGGGAGATCGAAGGTGATCGAGTACGTAATGGAGAAATACGGCAGAGAGAACGTGGCGCAGATCATCACTTTCGGGACGATGGCGGCGCGAGGAGTCATCCGAGATGTCGGAAGGGGGCTTGACATTCCCTATGCCGATGTCGACAGGATAGCCAAGATGATCCCTCCTGAGCTGGATGCCACCATCGACAGTTCGCTGGCGACCGTTCCCCAGCTTAAAGATGTATATAAAAGGGATTCGGTGATCCGCGAGTTAATCGATGTGGCGAGGAAGCTGGAGGGTCTCACAAGACATGCATCCACGCATGCGGCGGGAGTCGTCATCGCTCCCAGGTCAATCACGGAATACACTCCTCTGTATAAAACCACAAATGAAGAAACGACCACCCAGTATGCCAAGGATGAGATCGAGGAGATCGGTCTCCTCAAAATGGATTTCCTTGGCTTGAAGACGCTGACTTTGATCGATGACGTCGTCAGGATGGTACAGGAGGATCTTGGGGAGCGGATCATTCCGGAGGAGTTTCATCTGGATGATTCCACTACATACGAACTATTTTCCAGAGCCCAGACGAGCGGCGTATTCCAGTTTGAATCATCCGGGATGCAGGATATCCTCAGGAAGCTCAAGCCGTCGCGGTTTGAAGATCTCATTGCCATGAATGCTCTCTACCGGCCAGGTCCCATAAAGAGTGGAATGATCGATGACTTCATCAGGGGAAGACACGGGAAGAGGAAATTCGAAACGGAGAATCAGCAGTTGAAGGAGATTCTCGATGAAACTTACGGCGTCATCGTCTATCAGGAGCAGGTCATGAAGATCGCAAGCGCCCTGGGAAACTTCTCCATGGGTGAAGCGGATATCCTGCGGAGAGCGATGGGCAAGAAGAAAATGAGCGAGATGAAGGCTCAGCGTGATAGATTCGTTGGCGGGGCTCGGAAACGCCGGGTCAGCACCGATGAGGCCGAGAGGATTTTTGATCTGATGGAAAACTTTGCGGGTTACGGCTTCAATAAATCGCATTCGGCAGCTTACGCCCTGATCGCATATCGAACAGCATTCCTGAAAGCCCATTATCCCGTTCATTTCATGGCAGCGCTGCTGACCAGCGAAAAAGAGAACACAGGCAAGATCGCTAAGTACATCAACGAATGCAGGGAGATGGGAATCAAAATTCTTCCTCCGGATATCAATTCGAGCGATCTAGATTTTACCGTTGAGGGGAACAGTATAAGGTTCGGGCTGGCTGCCATCAAGAATGTCGGCGAGGGGGCCATTACTTCCATTCTCGAAGCCAGGAAAAGAGTTAGCCGATTTGATTCGATCTTCCAGTTCTGTTCGGAGGTTGACCTGAGACTGGCTAACAAGAGAGTCCTGGAATCTCTCATCAAGTCAGGTTCCTTCGACTCGCTGGGAGTCAGGCGAGCACAGCTATTTTCAGTGATGGACAGTGCGATCGAGTGTGCCCAGAAGACCAGTGCTGAAAGGGAATCCGGGCAGAAGTCGCTCTTCGCCGCGGCTGGATTGGGTTCAGTAAAATGGAAGCAGCCTCTTCCGGAGATTGAAGAATGGAAGGATAACGTTCTCCTGTCATATGAGAAGGAGACGCTGGGTTTTTATATCACGGGGCATCCACTGAACGATTATTTGCAAGAACTGAGAGATTTTTGCACTCATACGACATCCTCCTTGATGGAAGTTGGGAATGCTCAGGAAGTCACCCTGGGAGGGATCGTGACGGCGTTGCGGAGAAGAAAGACGAAGAAGGGGGATATGATGGCAGCTTTTACACTTGAAGACCTCCAGGGATTCGTCGAGGTGGTCGTCCTTCCCGAGAAGTACAAGAGATATCAGGGAATTCTTGAGAATGACCTGCCAGTCTTTCTGCGAGGAACGGTCGAAGCAGAAGAGGAAAAGATTAAAATCCTTTTGGAACAGATCTACCCTCTAAGTGAGGTCCGGGAGAAACAAGCGGAATCAGTTCTGATCAAGGTCATGACCACAGGCACCGACGAAGAAATCGTAAGCAAGCTGAACACGATCTTCGAACTTTACAGGGGGAATTGTTCGGCAAGTTTTTTGTTAATCTACCCACAGCATTATCAGATCCACCTCAAGGCCTCTCCAAACTTTCTCGTATCGCCGAGTAAGGATTTTATCAGCGAAGTGGAAGAGCTGCTTGGAAAGGGAAGTGTCAAGATAAGAATCAAGGGAAGCAGCACGAACTCCAGGACCTGA
- the guaA gene encoding glutamine-hydrolyzing GMP synthase, which yields MKHAEKILIMDFGSQYTQLIARRVREARVYCEISRHDLPLESILKEKPAGIILSGGPDSVYREGSPSLDLRILDLGIPVLGICYGMQIIARMLGGTVERGKEREYGKTEIKIIRENSLYRGLDEIQIVWMSHGDRVKEVPKKFTITSRSESNPVVSIADYEKKIFGIQFHPEVNHTENGMTMIRNFLFGVCACRADWNMAKFLEDSVRDIQEKVGKGKVICALSGGVDSAVTALLVHRAIGERLTCIFVDNGLLRKNEAEELLNRFRMKFHLNVQHVDASNEFLNALQGVDDPEQKRRIIGNKFIEIFEREADKIGDLEFLAQGTIYPDRIESSSVKGPSAVIKTHHNVGGLPEEMTLNLVEPLSELFKDEVRRLGIELGLDAEFLKRHPFPGPGLAVRIIGEVTVERAKVLQEADAIFIEELKKSGLYDQVSQAFAVLLPIRTVGVMGDARTYENVLALRAVHTLDFMTADWFGFPHDFLRRVSTRIVNEVRGVNRVVYDISTKPPSTVEWE from the coding sequence ATGAAACATGCAGAGAAAATCTTGATAATGGACTTCGGCTCGCAGTACACACAACTCATTGCCAGGAGAGTCAGGGAGGCTAGAGTCTATTGCGAAATCTCAAGGCATGATCTCCCGCTGGAATCGATACTGAAGGAGAAACCAGCCGGGATTATCCTTTCCGGTGGTCCTGATTCCGTTTACAGGGAAGGTTCGCCCAGCCTTGACCTGAGGATCCTTGATCTGGGCATTCCAGTTTTAGGAATATGCTACGGGATGCAGATCATTGCACGTATGCTTGGTGGAACGGTGGAAAGAGGCAAGGAAAGGGAATATGGAAAGACGGAGATAAAGATTATCCGGGAGAATTCACTTTACCGTGGCTTGGATGAGATTCAGATCGTATGGATGAGCCATGGCGACAGGGTCAAAGAGGTTCCCAAGAAATTCACTATCACGTCTCGCTCAGAATCTAATCCTGTCGTCTCCATCGCAGATTATGAGAAGAAGATCTTCGGAATACAATTTCACCCGGAGGTCAATCATACGGAAAACGGTATGACCATGATCAGGAACTTCCTCTTTGGAGTGTGTGCTTGCCGGGCAGACTGGAACATGGCAAAATTTCTTGAAGATTCCGTCAGGGATATCCAGGAGAAGGTTGGAAAAGGGAAAGTCATCTGCGCGCTTAGCGGCGGCGTAGACTCGGCCGTTACGGCTCTTCTTGTCCACAGGGCGATCGGAGAAAGGCTAACATGCATCTTCGTGGATAACGGGCTGCTGAGGAAGAACGAGGCCGAAGAGCTGCTGAACAGGTTCCGGATGAAATTTCACCTGAACGTTCAGCATGTTGATGCATCCAACGAATTTCTCAATGCCCTCCAGGGAGTGGATGATCCCGAGCAGAAGAGACGAATCATCGGAAACAAGTTTATAGAGATCTTTGAGAGAGAAGCGGATAAGATCGGTGATCTGGAATTCCTCGCGCAGGGGACAATCTATCCAGACAGGATCGAATCTTCTTCCGTGAAAGGTCCTTCCGCCGTCATCAAGACACATCACAATGTGGGCGGGCTTCCAGAGGAGATGACCTTGAATCTGGTGGAACCCCTGTCGGAACTATTCAAGGATGAAGTCCGCCGACTCGGCATCGAGCTGGGGCTGGATGCCGAGTTTCTCAAGAGGCATCCCTTTCCGGGACCAGGTCTCGCAGTGAGAATCATAGGCGAAGTGACGGTGGAGAGGGCCAAAGTCCTTCAGGAGGCGGATGCAATCTTCATTGAAGAGTTGAAGAAGAGCGGCCTCTACGACCAAGTATCCCAGGCTTTTGCCGTTCTGCTTCCGATCAGGACCGTCGGTGTCATGGGGGACGCAAGGACTTACGAGAATGTCCTGGCCCTGAGAGCCGTTCACACGCTAGATTTCATGACGGCGGACTGGTTCGGCTTTCCTCATGACTTTCTGAGAAGAGTTTCTACCAGGATTGTCAACGAGGTGAGGGGAGTGAATCGAGTCGTCTATGACATTTCCACGAAACCCCCTTCAACGGTAGAATGGGAATAG